A region from the Clostridium beijerinckii genome encodes:
- the cooS gene encoding carbon-monoxide dehydrogenase catalytic subunit, with the protein MSETKLKIPEGRVSYHDSVEEMLKRIREDGMSNVFDRYAQQEKIRCGFCLQGLSCQLCSNGPCRINEKTGQDKGVCGIDADAMAMRNFLQKNIMGAGTYSHHAYEAFRTLKATGEGKTPFKITDVNKLKWMCEKVGINNTQETNQMAIQLATFLESQQHIGVESENIMVEAFAPRKRKELWKKLNIYPAGTIHEEQNCVASCLTNVDGSHVSMAMKALRLGIATIYNTQIGLEMVQDILFGTPTPHEVNMDLGIMDPDYVNLVFNGHQPWPGVATLLRARTPEVQAMARAAGAKGLRIVGSIETGQELLQRFEMDEVFVGHMGNWITIEPLLATGTVDVFAMEENCSPPAIDMYAEKYQITLVSVSTIIDLPGLKYKIPYEPSEVDKMADKLIELGIENFKKRKERKIVPLVPKKIQKAMAGFSTEAVLGALGNKLEPLVDVLSAGKIKGIVALANCSTLRNGPQDWVTINLTKELIKKDILVVSGGCGNHALEVAGLCTVEAANEMAGEGLKEVCNMLKIPPVLSFGTCTDTGRISMLVTALADHLDVDVSDLPIAVTAPEWMEQKATIDGIFALAYGTYTHLSPTPFMTGAPKLVELLTEKAKDVTGGNIALGDDPIEVANNIEAHILGKRKALGLS; encoded by the coding sequence ATGAGTGAAACTAAATTAAAAATACCAGAAGGAAGAGTGAGCTATCATGATTCTGTTGAGGAAATGCTAAAAAGAATAAGAGAAGATGGAATGTCTAATGTATTTGATAGATATGCTCAACAAGAAAAAATAAGATGTGGCTTTTGTCTCCAAGGATTAAGTTGCCAACTATGTTCAAATGGACCTTGTAGAATAAATGAAAAAACTGGTCAAGACAAAGGTGTATGCGGAATAGATGCAGATGCTATGGCAATGAGAAACTTTCTTCAAAAGAATATAATGGGGGCTGGTACATACAGTCATCATGCTTATGAAGCTTTCAGAACATTAAAAGCTACTGGTGAAGGAAAGACTCCATTTAAAATTACTGATGTAAATAAACTTAAGTGGATGTGTGAAAAAGTAGGTATAAACAACACTCAAGAAACTAATCAAATGGCAATCCAATTAGCAACATTTCTTGAATCACAACAACATATTGGTGTAGAAAGCGAAAATATTATGGTTGAAGCCTTTGCTCCAAGAAAAAGAAAGGAGTTATGGAAAAAGTTAAATATATATCCTGCTGGAACTATCCATGAGGAACAAAATTGTGTAGCTAGTTGTCTTACTAATGTAGATGGAAGCCATGTTTCCATGGCTATGAAAGCACTTAGACTTGGTATAGCTACAATTTACAATACTCAAATAGGGCTTGAAATGGTTCAAGATATATTATTTGGAACTCCAACTCCACATGAGGTTAATATGGATTTAGGAATTATGGACCCAGATTACGTGAATCTAGTCTTTAATGGACATCAACCTTGGCCTGGAGTTGCAACATTATTAAGAGCACGAACACCAGAAGTTCAAGCAATGGCAAGAGCTGCAGGTGCAAAAGGTCTTAGAATAGTTGGTTCCATTGAAACAGGTCAAGAATTACTTCAAAGATTTGAAATGGATGAAGTTTTCGTAGGTCATATGGGAAACTGGATTACTATAGAACCTCTATTAGCTACTGGAACTGTTGATGTCTTTGCAATGGAAGAAAACTGCTCTCCTCCTGCTATAGATATGTATGCTGAGAAATATCAAATAACTTTGGTATCTGTAAGTACCATAATTGATTTACCAGGTCTTAAATATAAAATTCCTTATGAGCCTTCAGAAGTTGATAAAATGGCTGATAAATTAATTGAGCTTGGAATAGAAAACTTTAAGAAGAGAAAAGAAAGAAAAATTGTACCTTTAGTTCCAAAGAAAATACAAAAAGCTATGGCTGGATTTTCCACAGAGGCTGTTTTAGGTGCTCTTGGAAATAAACTTGAACCACTAGTAGATGTACTATCTGCTGGAAAAATCAAAGGTATTGTAGCACTTGCAAACTGTTCAACACTCAGAAATGGTCCTCAAGATTGGGTTACAATAAACCTTACAAAAGAACTAATAAAAAAAGATATATTAGTTGTAAGTGGTGGCTGCGGAAATCATGCCCTTGAAGTTGCAGGATTATGTACAGTTGAAGCTGCTAATGAAATGGCTGGAGAAGGTCTTAAAGAAGTATGTAATATGCTAAAAATCCCTCCAGTATTAAGCTTTGGAACTTGTACAGATACAGGAAGAATATCTATGCTTGTTACTGCCCTTGCAGATCATTTAGATGTTGATGTATCTGATCTTCCAATAGCTGTTACTGCCCCAGAATGGATGGAACAAAAGGCAACTATAGATGGAATTTTTGCATTAGCTTATGGTACATATACTCATTTATCTCCTACACCTTTTATGACAGGAGCACCAAAACTAGTAGAACTTTTAACTGAAAAGGCTAAAGATGTAACCGGTGGTAATATAGCATTAGGTGATGATCCTATTGAAGTAGCTAATAATATTGAAGCTCATATACTTGGAAAGAGAAAGGCATTAGGATTAAGTTAG
- a CDS encoding chemotaxis protein codes for MNTNDEEFFEALKTVYSVLPTLFVSDVGIGITDKEKYVLIKQAETFKLSINEDMAIVKGGASEIAMRTGQRQSLRYPKETFGFPITAYAIPVINPSTKNVVGTITYAISLQKENEINEMANELQAFSEELAASSEELAASTQELSTNSQNVNHLVTETQSSIANMDGIISYIKSIADTTNLLGLNAAIEAARAGEHGRGFNVVAGEIRKLATNSKDPTGQISETLAQIKINTNSIVDVLSNFSVTSEAQAAQAEQIASSSQRLSEVSSSLLKLSEDMNK; via the coding sequence ATGAACACAAATGATGAAGAATTTTTTGAGGCACTAAAAACAGTATATAGCGTTTTACCAACGCTATTCGTATCTGATGTAGGTATAGGAATAACAGATAAAGAAAAATATGTATTGATTAAGCAGGCAGAAACTTTTAAATTAAGTATTAACGAGGATATGGCAATAGTAAAGGGAGGGGCTTCTGAAATTGCTATGAGAACAGGACAAAGGCAATCGTTACGTTACCCAAAAGAAACTTTTGGTTTTCCAATTACTGCTTATGCAATACCAGTAATTAATCCAAGTACCAAGAATGTAGTTGGAACAATAACATATGCAATTTCTTTACAAAAAGAAAATGAAATAAATGAAATGGCAAATGAATTACAGGCATTTTCAGAAGAGTTGGCGGCATCTTCGGAGGAGTTGGCTGCTTCTACGCAGGAATTATCTACAAATAGTCAAAATGTTAACCATTTAGTAACAGAAACTCAAAGTAGTATTGCAAATATGGATGGTATAATTTCATATATAAAAAGTATAGCAGATACCACAAATTTATTAGGTCTTAATGCAGCAATTGAAGCAGCAAGAGCTGGTGAACATGGGAGAGGTTTCAATGTTGTAGCTGGTGAAATAAGAAAACTTGCTACTAATAGTAAAGATCCAACAGGACAAATTAGTGAAACACTAGCACAGATTAAAATAAATACAAACTCCATAGTAGATGTATTAAGTAATTTTTCTGTCACAAGTGAAGCACAGGCTGCACAAGCAGAACAAATTGCATCTAGTAGTCAGAGATTAAGCGAAGTATCAAGTAGTCTCTTGAAATTATCTGAAGATATGAATAAATAA
- a CDS encoding acid-soluble spore protein — protein MSSNNSGSNRTLVPEARQGLNRLKTEVASEVGLSDYENQDKGNLSSRQNGSVGGNMVKHMIESYEQGLK, from the coding sequence ATGTCATCAAATAATAGTGGAAGTAACAGAACTTTAGTACCAGAGGCAAGACAAGGTTTAAACAGATTAAAAACTGAAGTTGCATCTGAAGTTGGATTAAGCGATTATGAAAATCAAGATAAAGGAAACCTTTCTTCAAGACAAAATGGAAGTGTTGGTGGTAATATGGTTAAACATATGATTGAAAGCTACGAACAAGGACTTAAATAA
- a CDS encoding N-acetyltransferase: MIREANEKDLMDILEIYNDAILNTTAIYAYKPHTLDDRIQWYEKGKQDGHPLLVFEKNGKVIAFATYGPFRAYPAFKYTIEHSVYVHKDYRNLGLGKTLLKELIDIANKNEYATMVACIDSLNENSIKIHEKFGFKYSGTVTKAGFKFGKWLDLAFYQLDLAGPKKPLEE; this comes from the coding sequence ATGATAAGAGAAGCAAACGAAAAAGATTTAATGGATATTCTAGAAATTTATAATGACGCGATATTGAATACAACGGCTATATATGCTTATAAGCCTCATACTCTTGATGATAGGATACAATGGTATGAAAAAGGGAAGCAAGATGGACACCCATTATTAGTATTTGAGAAAAATGGCAAAGTTATTGCATTTGCCACATATGGGCCATTTAGAGCTTATCCAGCTTTTAAATATACAATAGAACATTCTGTATATGTTCATAAGGATTATAGGAACTTGGGATTAGGAAAGACTTTATTAAAAGAATTAATAGACATTGCTAATAAAAATGAATATGCAACTATGGTAGCATGTATTGACAGTTTGAATGAAAATAGTATAAAAATTCATGAAAAATTTGGATTTAAATATTCCGGTACAGTAACAAAAGCAGGATTTAAATTTGGAAAATGGCTAGACCTTGCTTTTTACCAATTGGATTTAGCTGGGCCTAAAAAACCATTAGAAGAATAA
- a CDS encoding alpha/beta hydrolase has protein sequence MSYYVKVEPNVKIYVEDLNDEGKKTILFLHGWPGSHKLFEYQFDQLSKMGYRCIGIDTRGFGNSDKPYSGYDYDTLADDVRSVIGTLELHDITLAGHSTGGSIAIRYMARHKGYGVSKLALFAAAAPSLIKRPNFPYGVDKEIVLQIIEGTNTDRPKMLQGFGDIFFYQHITEAFKEWFFQLGLQAAGWSTAAIANTWLNETLSSDLGAINVPTLIIHGIHDKVVPFELGQLQEQNIKNSKLLPFEYSGHASFYDQREKFNEELVKFIEK, from the coding sequence ATGAGCTACTATGTTAAAGTAGAGCCTAATGTAAAAATTTATGTAGAAGATCTTAACGATGAAGGTAAAAAAACAATTTTGTTTTTACACGGTTGGCCTGGAAGCCATAAACTGTTTGAATATCAATTTGACCAGCTTTCGAAGATGGGATACAGATGCATCGGAATAGATACAAGAGGATTCGGCAATTCAGATAAGCCTTATAGTGGATACGATTATGATACATTGGCAGATGATGTTAGATCTGTTATTGGTACATTGGAATTACATGATATTACACTAGCTGGACATTCAACTGGAGGATCAATAGCCATTAGATACATGGCACGCCATAAAGGATATGGAGTATCAAAGCTCGCTCTTTTTGCTGCAGCGGCACCAAGTCTTATCAAGCGTCCTAATTTCCCTTATGGTGTAGATAAAGAAATTGTTCTGCAAATTATTGAAGGAACAAATACTGATCGTCCTAAAATGCTTCAGGGTTTTGGCGATATATTTTTCTATCAACATATAACTGAAGCTTTCAAAGAGTGGTTCTTCCAATTGGGATTACAGGCAGCAGGATGGTCAACTGCGGCTATTGCAAATACTTGGCTAAATGAAACATTGTCTTCTGATCTTGGAGCAATAAATGTTCCAACTTTGATTATTCATGGAATTCATGATAAAGTTGTACCATTTGAGCTAGGACAATTACAAGAACAAAATATTAAAAATTCAAAGCTTTTACCATTCGAATACAGCGGTCATGCATCTTTCTATGATCAACGTGAGAAATTTAACGAAGAATTAGTGAAATTTATTGAAAAATAA
- a CDS encoding alpha/beta hydrolase produces MKRKINIIVVFIFTLFVAGFFIIKSLTETSNGKINTYVALNLQLDKILNPQSINDEQIEQIRPHLNRESTKLSKEPIPFSNIKNITVEANSGKIPVRIYTPENGEIFPIIIYSHGGTWIAGNLDTHDSVCRKLSQNTNAIVISVDYRLAPENPFPAGLNDVYNILQWTYKNSESINGDKKHIALVGDSAGGNLSAAVSLMARDKNGPQIACQVLIYPSTNIYELNTQSWSYFSNDFNISKENMEKYISFYVPRKEDRKNPYASPLLANDFNNLPSTLIITAEIDPLRDEGEAYGNKLKENGIQVDVIRINGVTHGFITMDKITDKADESLNQISLYLKNKF; encoded by the coding sequence ATGAAAAGGAAGATTAACATTATAGTAGTTTTTATATTCACACTTTTTGTAGCAGGATTTTTCATTATAAAAAGCTTAACTGAAACAAGTAATGGTAAAATTAATACATATGTTGCATTAAACTTACAATTAGATAAAATTCTTAATCCTCAATCAATAAATGATGAACAAATAGAACAAATTAGACCACACTTAAATAGAGAGTCTACTAAGTTATCTAAGGAACCAATACCATTTTCAAACATTAAAAATATTACTGTAGAAGCGAACTCCGGAAAAATACCAGTGAGAATATATACACCTGAAAACGGAGAAATATTTCCTATAATTATTTATTCACATGGTGGTACCTGGATCGCAGGAAATCTTGATACTCATGACAGTGTTTGTAGAAAGCTTTCTCAAAATACAAATGCGATAGTTATATCTGTAGACTATCGCCTTGCTCCAGAAAATCCTTTTCCTGCTGGTCTTAATGATGTATACAATATACTCCAATGGACTTATAAAAATTCAGAAAGTATAAATGGAGATAAAAAACATATAGCACTTGTAGGAGATAGTGCAGGTGGAAATCTTTCAGCAGCAGTTTCATTAATGGCACGAGATAAAAATGGTCCTCAAATTGCTTGTCAGGTATTAATATATCCTTCCACAAACATATATGAATTAAATACTCAATCTTGGTCTTATTTTTCTAATGACTTCAATATTTCAAAAGAAAATATGGAAAAATACATTTCATTTTACGTACCACGAAAAGAAGATAGAAAAAATCCATATGCATCTCCGCTTTTAGCTAATGATTTCAACAACTTACCTAGTACTCTTATAATTACAGCGGAAATTGATCCCCTTCGAGATGAAGGAGAAGCTTATGGAAATAAATTAAAGGAGAATGGAATTCAAGTAGATGTTATAAGAATTAATGGTGTTACTCATGGATTTATTACAATGGATAAGATTACGGATAAGGCAGATGAATCATTGAATCAAATTTCTTTATATCTCAAAAATAAATTTTAA
- a CDS encoding phosphatase, with product MSYIDLHMHSICSDDGEFKPQKLVDLCLENNIKYFSIADHNCINGIEEAKEYCTGKSIEIIPAIELDCTIDKVNLHVLGYGIDYHNPIFHEIEENIILQEQDASKKRMKFIRELGIDFSDELIASLSRNGVVNGEMIAEAAIEFDKNHKNPLLIPYYENGSRSDNPYVNFYWDYCAQGKLAYVEVKFISLQEAIKIIEESGGIPVLAHPGNNIKENAQLLESVISKGIKGIEVYSSYHSKEQVSYYKKFALKHKLLLTCGSDFHGKTKPSISIAGTDCEGNEENIISELKSFL from the coding sequence ATGAGTTATATAGATTTGCATATGCACTCTATTTGTAGTGATGATGGGGAATTTAAGCCTCAAAAATTAGTTGATTTATGTTTAGAAAACAACATAAAATATTTTTCTATTGCAGACCATAATTGTATAAATGGAATAGAAGAAGCAAAAGAGTATTGTACTGGTAAAAGTATTGAGATTATTCCAGCAATTGAGTTAGACTGCACTATTGATAAAGTTAATTTGCATGTTTTGGGATATGGTATAGACTATCATAATCCAATTTTTCATGAAATTGAAGAAAATATTATATTACAAGAACAAGATGCATCAAAAAAACGTATGAAATTTATTCGCGAATTAGGTATAGACTTTTCTGATGAATTAATTGCTTCATTATCTAGGAATGGGGTAGTTAATGGTGAAATGATTGCTGAAGCTGCAATAGAATTTGATAAAAATCATAAAAATCCATTACTTATTCCATATTATGAGAATGGCTCAAGAAGTGATAATCCATATGTTAATTTTTATTGGGATTATTGTGCCCAAGGTAAGCTTGCTTATGTGGAAGTGAAATTTATAAGTTTGCAAGAAGCAATTAAAATTATTGAAGAAAGTGGTGGAATACCTGTTCTAGCACATCCGGGAAATAATATTAAAGAAAATGCACAATTATTAGAATCTGTTATTTCTAAAGGAATTAAGGGCATAGAAGTTTATAGCAGTTATCATAGCAAAGAACAAGTGTCATATTATAAGAAATTTGCTTTAAAGCATAAACTGCTTTTAACATGCGGAAGTGATTTTCATGGGAAAACTAAGCCTAGCATATCTATAGCAGGAACAGATTGCGAAGGGAACGAAGAGAATATTATATCAGAATTAAAATCTTTTCTATAG
- a CDS encoding amino acid permease (involved in the transport across the cytoplasmic membrane of D-alanine, D-serine and glycine) — protein MEQSTSKNQNLSRGLKNRHVQLLAIGGAIGTGLFLGSGRSIHLAGPSILFAYMITGIICFFIMRALGELLLSNLNYHSFVDFVYDYFGERAAFITGWTYWFCWISLAMADLTAAGLYVQYWFPNIAQWVPSLIALVILLIMNLTTVKLFGEMEFWFALIKVVAIMALIIIGTFMIIKGFSTDAGASSFTNLWSHGGWFPNGASGFILSFQMVVFAFTGIELVGLTAGETEDPERVIPKAINNIPIRIIIFYIGALLVIMSIYPWNSINPEKSPFVQVFATVGIAAAASIVNFVVLTSAASACNSGIFSTSRMVYSLAKENNAPESMKKLTSNQVPANATMLSATVILISVILNFIMPEGVFVLITSISTFCFIFIWAIIVICHLKYRKTNPELAASSKFKMPFYPIINYIILAFLGFVIVTLALNNETRVALFVTPVWFIMLGGIYKIIKSKKKNEENIEENFAQV, from the coding sequence ATGGAACAATCAACATCAAAAAATCAAAACTTATCAAGAGGACTAAAAAATCGGCATGTCCAATTACTCGCAATTGGAGGTGCAATTGGCACTGGATTATTCCTTGGTTCGGGCAGGTCTATTCATTTGGCTGGTCCATCTATTTTATTTGCCTATATGATAACAGGGATAATTTGCTTTTTTATTATGCGTGCCCTTGGGGAATTATTACTTTCTAATTTAAATTATCATTCATTTGTAGACTTTGTATATGATTATTTTGGAGAAAGAGCAGCATTTATTACTGGATGGACCTATTGGTTCTGCTGGATTTCACTTGCTATGGCTGACTTAACGGCAGCTGGGCTTTATGTACAATACTGGTTTCCCAATATAGCTCAATGGGTTCCGAGCCTTATAGCTCTTGTAATTTTATTAATCATGAATCTTACCACAGTAAAGTTATTTGGTGAAATGGAATTTTGGTTTGCTTTAATTAAAGTTGTTGCAATTATGGCACTAATTATAATTGGTACATTTATGATTATTAAAGGATTTTCTACAGATGCTGGTGCATCTAGTTTTACAAACCTTTGGAGTCATGGTGGCTGGTTCCCAAATGGGGCAAGCGGTTTTATTCTTTCATTCCAAATGGTTGTATTTGCTTTTACAGGAATTGAATTAGTCGGTTTAACAGCTGGTGAAACTGAAGATCCAGAACGTGTTATTCCAAAGGCTATTAACAATATTCCAATTAGAATTATTATTTTCTATATTGGAGCACTACTTGTTATTATGAGTATATATCCATGGAATTCAATTAATCCAGAAAAAAGCCCATTTGTGCAGGTATTTGCTACAGTGGGAATTGCAGCAGCAGCAAGTATTGTAAATTTCGTTGTATTAACATCAGCTGCATCTGCTTGTAACAGCGGTATCTTTAGCACAAGCCGTATGGTTTATTCTCTTGCTAAAGAAAATAATGCACCTGAATCAATGAAAAAATTAACTTCAAATCAAGTACCTGCTAATGCTACAATGCTATCGGCAACAGTTATTTTGATTTCAGTTATTTTAAACTTTATTATGCCAGAAGGGGTATTTGTACTTATTACAAGTATCTCAACATTTTGCTTTATCTTCATTTGGGCAATTATAGTTATTTGCCATTTGAAATATCGCAAAACTAATCCTGAACTTGCAGCTTCGAGCAAATTTAAAATGCCATTTTACCCAATCATTAATTATATAATTCTAGCATTTCTGGGTTTTGTTATAGTTACATTGGCACTTAATAATGAAACTCGTGTAGCCCTATTTGTAACACCAGTATGGTTTATAATGCTTGGGGGTATTTATAAAATAATTAAGTCAAAAAAGAAAAATGAAGAAAATATTGAAGAAAATTTTGCACAGGTTTAA
- a CDS encoding DUF1540 domain-containing protein, whose protein sequence is MDANSSIKCSVDKCQYHAQEKNYCTLQSIKVGTHEANPTKIECTDCESFEVK, encoded by the coding sequence ATGGATGCAAATTCATCTATAAAATGTTCAGTTGACAAATGCCAATATCATGCACAAGAAAAAAATTATTGTACATTACAATCAATTAAAGTAGGTACACATGAAGCAAATCCAACAAAAATTGAATGTACAGATTGTGAGTCATTTGAAGTAAAATAG